A single Paenibacillus kribbensis DNA region contains:
- a CDS encoding GNAT family N-acetyltransferase has protein sequence MSEIYRLAQQEDAERLQYVTYEAYETIRQLGLQWPAAQADVALIQENIKNNDCYVLEVDGAIQATVSHLKNRALDFITDLPFVMWFAVDPTAQGKGYGRKLLNWVEQAIIRDQVVAPAVTLATAEKHPYLLSMYERWGYERIHAFDHGTGDGTMHLLRKVVNPELFDTYIREKNEAGTAKRN, from the coding sequence ATGAGCGAAATCTATCGTTTGGCACAACAGGAGGACGCCGAAAGATTGCAGTATGTGACGTACGAGGCATACGAAACGATTCGGCAGCTGGGGCTTCAGTGGCCTGCCGCTCAGGCAGACGTGGCTCTCATTCAGGAAAACATTAAAAATAATGATTGCTATGTGCTGGAAGTTGATGGTGCCATACAGGCTACGGTTAGCCATCTGAAAAATAGAGCCCTTGATTTTATAACCGATTTACCATTTGTGATGTGGTTCGCCGTGGACCCGACTGCACAGGGTAAAGGATACGGGAGAAAACTGCTGAACTGGGTAGAGCAGGCGATTATTCGTGATCAGGTGGTAGCCCCTGCGGTGACACTGGCGACAGCGGAGAAACATCCATATTTGCTATCCATGTACGAGCGTTGGGGATATGAACGTATCCATGCTTTTGATCACGGAACTGGGGATGGGACGATGCACTTACTGCGTAAAGTGGTGAATCCTGAATTATTTGATACCTACATTCGTGAGAAAAATGAAGCCGGGACAGCTAAGCGAAATTAG